The sequence below is a genomic window from Streptomyces sp. V1I1.
TCGCGGTCGACCGGGGGCACGAAGCCGACCGCGCCGTCGGCGTTGGACACGTCGGCCCAGAGCGCGAGGATCCCGTCCCGCAGGGCGCGGTCGACCGGCGGATCCAGCTCGAAATCAAGGGACATGGTGGAGATTATCTATTAGGCGGAAAGCCGTTCACATCGTGCCCGCTCCCTGGGACGCCGAGTCCGTCCGGGCTCTTGAGCAGGACGAAGCCATCCTGGTCAGCCACGGTGCGGTACCCCTTGCGGCGGGCGCCGTCCAGTTTGAATTTCTCCTGTGCGACCGTCAGCGGCCATCGCCGATCCGCCGGCACCCGTGTGTCCACCATGATCCACTGAGGAGAGGGGCGGCTTGCGAGCCAGCCGAACATGCTGACGCTCGTGCGGCTGGTGAGCTGGGGCGCCAGCTGGTTGGACGCCTGGACCGTGGCGCCGTCAGGGATCTGATCCATCAGACGGTGGGCGACAGGGATGCGGGGATCGGTCCGCCAGGTGGCCGGCTGGACCAGCTGCCACAGCGGAAACTGCGGAAGCAGCAGGACGGTGATCGCGGCAGAGCCCGCGAGACAGCGGCGCAGACTGCTCGCACTGGAGCGCCGTCGGACCAGAGCGTCGATGAAAGCCGCGAAGACGATCGGCATCAGCACCAGCGAATAGTGGAACTCGGTGCCCCAGTGAAATGCGTTGCCCGAGGCACCCCGCCAGAGCAGGGTTGGCAGTGCGATCCACAGCAGCGGGGATCGCAGAGCCAGGAACAGGGTCGGAGCCAGGACGAGCACAAGAGTCGACATCTTGGGCTCGGGGGTGATGAGACCGATCGTGTACTTGTAGAGCAGATCTCCCGGTCCGCCTTCACTTCCTCCCGGGCTGTCCAGGTAGAACCAATAGGCGAAGGACCCACTCGGATTGACAGCCGGCAGAACCACCAGCAGCGCCAGTACGATCCCGGCCAGACCGGCCGACGCGGTGAAGATCCCGAGCCTGCGGTCGCCGCGCCGGGCGATGACGAGACCGATCACGGCCACCGTGAGCCCGAGGTCTTCCTTCACCAGCAGCAGGGGAAGAGCCCAATACGCCGCGGCGCGCAGCCGGTCGTTCCCGAGAGCCGTCAGTGAAAAGGCGAGGAGGGGGACAGCGAAGGCCACTTCATGGAAGTCGAAGCCGACCGCACTCGCGATACCCCAGGAAAGGCCGTAGCCGGCACCGATGACCGCGGCGGCCAAGGAGCCCAGGGTTCGGTTTGCCCAGACGGTCAGGGGCAGCACGCTGACGGCGATCAGCGCCGCCTGCGTCACGAGCAGGGCGTTCGGCGACGGCCACAGCCAGTAGAGCGGTGCCACCAGGGCCAGAATGGGTGAGAAGTGGTCCCCCAGGACGGGAAAGTCCGGACCCTTCAGTTCAGAGACGGGCAGGTGCCCGTGTGCGTAGGACTGGACGACCTGCTCGAAGATTCCCAGGTCGTAGCTGTTGGAGAGCATCCGCTGATGGATACGCAGGGACAGCGCCGTGTAAAGGAGAAACAGCGCTCCCGCCAGGACCCACATCCACCATGCGACGCCGGAGCGAATTTCATGAACCGTCTTCGCCGGCGACTGTCTGTCGAATTCCGATTGCTGCGGTGGGAGCGTGGTGCCGCTGGTGGGGGATGCTTGCATGACCATGCCTTCCAGAAAGCTGAGGCTGAGTGGCCATCAAGATGCCAGCAACCTGGAAGACTTGACTCTGGGCAAACTGCTGTGTGGTCAGAATCCCCCGAATGGCCGCGCCCCCGGGCGAATTCGGAAACGTCCGTGCCCGGGGCGGGGCCTCAGTCCCGCGTCAGACCCGCATCGGCTGCGGCGACTCACGGCGGTCGGCGTCCGGGCCCGGGTACTCGCGGATGATCTCGTAGCGGGTGTTCCGCTCGACCGGGCGGAAGCCCGCGTCGCGGATCAGGTCGAGGAGATCGTCGCGGGTCAGCTTGTTCGGCGTGCCGTAGTTGTCCGCGTCGTGCGTGATCTTGTACTCGACGACCGAGCCGTCCATGTCGTCCGCGCCGTGCTGCAGGGCCAGTTGGGCGGTCTGCACACCGTGCATCACCCAGAAGACCTTGACGTGCTGGACGTTGTCGAAGAGGAGACGCGAGACCGCGAAGGTCTTCAGCGCTTCCGCTCCGGTCGCCATGGTCGTACGGGCCTGCAGGCGGTTGCGGACCTTGCCGTCCTGCATGTCGACGAAGTCGTGCTGGTAGCGCAGCGGGATGAAGACCTGGAAGCCGCCGGTCTCGTCCTGCAGCTCACGCAGCCGCAGCACATGGTCGACGCGGTGGCGGGGCTCCTCGATGTGCCCGTACAGCATCGTGCACGGGGTCTTGAGACCCTTCTCGTGCGCGAGCCGGTGGATGCGCGACCAGTCCTCCCAGTGGGTGCGGTGGTCGACGATGTGCTGCCGGACCTCCCAGTCGAAGATCTCGGCGCCGCCGCCGGTCAGCGACTCCAGACCGGCCTCGATCAGCTCGTCGAGGATCTCGGACGCGGACAGGCCGGAGATGGTCTCGAAGTGGTGGATCTCGGTGGCGGTGAAGGCCTTCAGGGAGACGTTCGGCAGGGCCTTCTTCAGCTCGCTGAGGGAGCGCGGGTAGTAGCGCCACGGCAGGTTGGGGTGGAGCCCGTTGACGATGTGCAGCTCGGTGAGGTTCTCGCCCTCCATCGACTTGGCGAGGCGGACGGCCTCCTCGATGCGCATGGTGTACGCGTCCTTCTCGCCCGGCTTGCGCTGGAACGAGCAGTACGCGCACGACGCTGTGCACACATTCGTCATGTTGAGGTGTCGGTTGACGTTGAAGTGGACGACGTCACCGTTCTTGCGCGTACGCACCTCGTGCGCGAGGCCGCCGAGCCACGCGAGGTCGTCCGACTCGTAGAGGGCGATGCCGTCCTCACGGGTCAGCCTCTCCCCGGCCCGGACCTTCTCCTCCAGCTCGCGCTTGAGTCCCGCGTCCATAGACGGCCGCCTCCCATGTGTCTCGTAACAGGCTCCGCCCACCGTATCCCTAGCTCTCCTCGGGCAGATCTCCGACCCGGTTCTCCCACTTGGTGGAGAGCACGATGGTGGTACGCGTACGGGACACACCCCTGGTCCCGGACAGCCGGCGGATCGTCTTCTCCAGACCGTCCACGTCGCTCGCCCGCACCTTGAGCATGTACGAGTCGTCTCCCGCGATGAACCAGCAGTCCTCGATCTCGGCGAGGTCCTTCAGCCGGCGCGCCACGTCCTCGTGGTCGGCGGCGTCGGAGAGCGAGATGCCGATCAGGGCGGTGACGCCGAGGCCGAGCGAGGCGGCGTCGACGGTGGCGCGGTAGCCGGTGATGACGCCTGCCGCCTCGAGGCGGTTGATGCGATCGGTGACGGAGGGCCCGGAGAGCCCGACGAGCCGGCCGAGCTCGGCGTACGAGGCCCTGCCGTTCTCTCTGAGGGCCTGGATGAGCTGCCTGTCCACCGTGTCCATATGCCTGGACCCTTCCATTGTTTAGCAATCTCGCAAGTCTACGTATAGAATCTAAGGCATGCAGGGCAAGCACCCTGCGAATCTTTCAAACGATCAAAGACGATCTTTCAGGAGATGACACTCACCGTGTACACGATCGAGATGGCCTACGCCCACATGCGAGAGCTGCAGGAGCTGGCCAACCGCTCGCGTGCCCACCAGCCGGCTGCCGCGCACCGCGTCGACAAGACCCGTAACGCACGCCGCGCCAAGAAGCGCTGACCCGGCTAATCCGTACGAGAGCCACCGAGCTCTCCCTCCCAACGGCGGTACAGCTGATGCGGCACACCTGCCGCATCCAGCACCCGCCCCGCGACGAAGTCCACCAGATCCTGGATGTGCGTCGCTCCCGCATAGAACGCCGGAGAGGCGGGCAGCACCACGGCGCCCGCCTCGTCCAGCGTCACCAGATGCTTGAGGGTCTGCCCGTTCAAGGGCGTCTCCCGGATCGCGACCACAAGCTTCCGCCGTTCCTTGAGCGTGACGCTCGCGGCCCGCTGCAGCAGATCCTTCGAGAGTCCGAGCGCGACCCCGGCCACACAGGCCGTGGACGCCGGGACGATCAGCATTCCCTTGACCGGATACGAACCTGACGAAGGCCCGGCGGCCAGGTCCCCGGCGGCCCAGTGCCGTACATCGTCGATGTCCACCCGGAAGGTACCCGGCTTTCCGTCGGCCCCTCGCGCCAGCCACTCCCGCAGATCCTCGCGCCAGTGCGCGTCGCGGAAGGCGATCCCCGTCTCGTCGAGCAGCGTCAGCCGCGAGGCACGGCTGACCACCAGGTCCACGCTCTCGCCCGCGGCAAGCAGCCCACGCAGCACGGCGGCGGCGTACGGCGTCCCGGACGCGCCGGAGACCCCGACGATCCAGGGGCGGCGGCTCTTCACTCTTCCTGGCTCCACACCGGTGAGCCTATCCGGCGGCCTGTGGAGCGATACGTCAGGCGTTCGGGTCGGCCGGCGACGGTGTGCCGCGCCGTGGCTACACGGTCAGGCCACGAACCAGGAGATCCAGCAGCGCACACCCGAACAGGGCAATCCCGATGAACCCGTTGACGGTCAAGAACGCGCGGTTGAGGCGGGACAGGTCGTTCGGCTTCACGATCGTGTGCTCGTAGAGGAACGCCGCCGCGACGGTCACCAGGCCCGTCCAGAAGAACCCGCCCGCGTCCGTCGCCAGCGCGTACCAGGCCAGCAGAACCGTCGTCACAAGATGCGAGGCCCGCGCACCGTACAGCGCCGCCGGGACGCCGAAGCGGGCCGGCACCGACAGCACACCGTGGGCGCGGTCGGCATCGACGTCCTGGCAGGCGAAGATCAGGTCGAAGCCGCCGATCCAGATGCCGACCGCGAGGCCGAGGATCACCGCGTCCCAGGACCACTGCCCGGTGATCGCGATCCACGCGCCGACCGGGCCCATGGCCTGGGCGAGGCCGAGGATGGCGTGCGGGAAGTTCGTGAACCGCTTGCCGTACGGATAGACCACCATCGGGATCACCGCGATGGGGGCGAGCGCGAGACACAGCGGGTTCAGCGCGGCCGCGGCGCCCAGGAAGACGACGACCGCGATCAGCGCGCCGGTCCAGGCGGACTTCACGGAGACCGCGCCGGTGACGAGTTCACGCCCGGCGGTACGGGGGTTACGGGCGTCGATCTCGCGGTCGATGATCCGGTTGCAGGCCATCGCGAACGTACGCAGCCCGACCATGGCGATCGTCACCAGGAGCAGCCGCCCCCAGTGGATGTTCCTGTCGAGCTGGAACATCGCGGTGAGGGAGGCGATGTACGCGAAGGGCAGCGCGAAGACCGAGTGCTCGATCATCACCAGCCGGAGGAAGGCCTTGGTCCTGCCCGGACCCGGTACCGCTGCGGCGGACGCGCTCACAGGCCGTACTCCGGTTCATCCCCGCAGAGGCGGGGAAACCCCGGCTCCGCGCTGCCGTTCTCCATGGTCGGCCTTCGCCTCACAGCCCGTACTCCTTCCAGCGACGGGTCACCCGTTCGGATGTCTCCGGGTCGGACTCGACCATGTTCGGCCAGCCGCCGTCCCGGACGTACCCCTCCTCGGGGAGCTTCTTCGTCGCGTCGATGCCCGCCTTGCCGCCCCAGAACTGCTGGTACGAGGCGTGGTCGAGGTGGTCGACGGGGCCCTCCACCATCGTGAGGTCGCGGGCGTAGTCCGTGTTGCCGAGCGCGCGCCACGAGACCTCGTGCAGATCGTGGACGTCGCAGTCCGCGTCCACCACCACGATCAGCTTCGTCAGCGACATCATGTGCGCGCCCCAGATCGCGTGCATGACCTTCTGCGCGTGCTTCGGATACTTCTTGTCGATCGAGACGATCGCGCAGTTGTGGAAGCCGCCGGACTCGGGCAGGTGGTAGTCCACGATGTCCGGCACGATGATCTTGAGCAGGGGCAGGAAGAAACGCTCCGTCGCGCGTCCCAGCGGCCCGTCCTCCGTCGGCGGGCGGCCCACCACGATCGACTGGAGCAGCGGGCGCTTGCGCATCGTCAGACAGTCGATGGTCAGCGCCGGGAAGGGCTCCTGCGGGGTGTAGAAGCCGGTGTGGTCGCCGAACGGGCCCTCCGGCAGCATCTTTCCCGGCTCCAGCCAGCCCTCGATCACGACCTCGGCCTGCGCGGGGACCTGGAGCGGGACCGTCTTGCAGTCGACCATCTCGATCCGCTTGCCCTGTACGAAGCCCGCGAAGAGGTACTCGTCGATGTCGCCGGGCAGCGGTGCGGTCGACGCGTACGTCACCGCGGGCGGGCAGCCGAAGGCGATCGCGACCGGCAGCCGCTCGCCGCGCTTGGCGGCCACCTGGTAGTGGTTGCGGCTGTCCTTGTGGATCTGCCAGTGCATGCCGATGGTGCGGCGGTCGTGGCGCTGGAGGCGGTACAGACCGAGGTTGCGCACCCCCGTCTCCGGGTGCTTGGTGTGTGTCAGGCCCAAGTTGAAGAAGGACCCGCCGTCCTCGGGCCAGGTGAACAGCGCCGGCAGCTGGTCCAGGTCGACGTCGTCGCCGCGCAGGACGACCTCCTGCACCGGCGCGTCCTTCACCTTCTTCGGCGGTACGTGGACCATCGTGCCGAGCTTCCCGAACGCCTCGCGCACGCCGACGAAACCGTGCGGGAGCTCCGGCTTGAGCAACCCGCCGATCTTGTCGCTGATCTCCGAATAGGACTTGAGTCCGAGCGCCTTGAGGAGTCGGCGGTCCGTGCCGAAGACGTTCATCGCGAGCGGCATCGCCGACCCGCGCACGTTCTCGAACAGCAGGGCCGGACCGCCCGCCTTGTTCACGCGGTCGACGATCTCCCCGACCTCCAGGTACGGGTCGACCTCGGCCTTGATGCGCTTGAGGTCTCCCTCGCGCTCCAGCGCCCGGAGCAGGGAGCGAAGATCGTCGTAAGCCATGCCCCCCAGTATCGGCCACCGACTACCCTGGACCTGTCACCGGGGCCGCACCCAGCCCCTGCCGCCGTACTTGGGGGGACCCGCTCCACGATGCTCAGGTACCTGCCGTTCCTTCTGATGCTGGCGCTGACGATCTACGCCTTCATCGACTGCCTCAACACGCCCGAGGAAGAGGTCAAGCACCTGCCCAAGGTCGTCTGGGTGCTGATCATCCTCATCTTCACGATCGTCGGCCCCGTCGTCTGGCTGGTAGCGGGCAAGCAGCGCCATGCGGTGCCCGGCTCGCGGAGTTCGGCCGGCTCGCGCGGCTGGGTCGCGCCCGACGACAACCCCGACTTCCTGCGGTCCCTCAAGGACGAGAAGCACAACGAGAACACCGACAAGAAGAAGCAGGACGGGGACGACCAGCCCTGAGGGAGCTGCGTCTGCCTTCGGACCGTGCACGCGGGCCTGGCGACCGAGGTGCTCACCGCCGAGCCGCTGGTGCTGGTCTGTGCGCCCACGCACGCGCTCGCCGGGGCGGCGAAGCAGGTGGCGTGGCGGGAGGGGAAGCGGCTGCCGCGCGGCCGGTCCACGAGCCAGTGGGGCGTCCTGCCGATGGGCCGATCGGCCCGGCCGATGACGTACGTTCGGATGGTGAGCGCCGTGGAGTACGCGAATTGGCTGACGACAGCCGTCGAGGAGGCCCGAGCGGGGCTGGCCGAAGGCGGGATTCCGATCGGGGCCGCGCTGTACGGGGCGGACGGCGCCCTGCTGGGGCGCGGGCGCAATCGGCGGGTGCAGGACGGCGATCCGTCGATGCATGCGGAGACCGCGGCCTTCCGCGCCGCCGGGAGACAGCGCTCGTACCGGGGTACGACGATGGTGACGACCCTCTCACCCTGCTGGTACTGCAGTGGTCTGGTCCGGCAGTTCGGGATCTCCCGGGTGGTGGTCGGCGAGGCGGAGACCTTCTGCGGAGGGCACGACTGGCTGGCCGAACACGGCGTGGAGATCGTGCTGTTGGACGACGCCGGGTGCAAGGGCCTGATGCGTGACTTCATCCGGGCCAACCCCGAACTGTGGAGTGAGGACATCGGTGACTGACCCCAGGATTCCCACCATTGACCTGCGCACATGGCGCTCCGGGG
It includes:
- a CDS encoding DUF2079 domain-containing protein; the protein is MQASPTSGTTLPPQQSEFDRQSPAKTVHEIRSGVAWWMWVLAGALFLLYTALSLRIHQRMLSNSYDLGIFEQVVQSYAHGHLPVSELKGPDFPVLGDHFSPILALVAPLYWLWPSPNALLVTQAALIAVSVLPLTVWANRTLGSLAAAVIGAGYGLSWGIASAVGFDFHEVAFAVPLLAFSLTALGNDRLRAAAYWALPLLLVKEDLGLTVAVIGLVIARRGDRRLGIFTASAGLAGIVLALLVVLPAVNPSGSFAYWFYLDSPGGSEGGPGDLLYKYTIGLITPEPKMSTLVLVLAPTLFLALRSPLLWIALPTLLWRGASGNAFHWGTEFHYSLVLMPIVFAAFIDALVRRRSSASSLRRCLAGSAAITVLLLPQFPLWQLVQPATWRTDPRIPVAHRLMDQIPDGATVQASNQLAPQLTSRTSVSMFGWLASRPSPQWIMVDTRVPADRRWPLTVAQEKFKLDGARRKGYRTVADQDGFVLLKSPDGLGVPGSGHDVNGFPPNR
- the mqnE gene encoding aminofutalosine synthase MqnE, yielding MDAGLKRELEEKVRAGERLTREDGIALYESDDLAWLGGLAHEVRTRKNGDVVHFNVNRHLNMTNVCTASCAYCSFQRKPGEKDAYTMRIEEAVRLAKSMEGENLTELHIVNGLHPNLPWRYYPRSLSELKKALPNVSLKAFTATEIHHFETISGLSASEILDELIEAGLESLTGGGAEIFDWEVRQHIVDHRTHWEDWSRIHRLAHEKGLKTPCTMLYGHIEEPRHRVDHVLRLRELQDETGGFQVFIPLRYQHDFVDMQDGKVRNRLQARTTMATGAEALKTFAVSRLLFDNVQHVKVFWVMHGVQTAQLALQHGADDMDGSVVEYKITHDADNYGTPNKLTRDDLLDLIRDAGFRPVERNTRYEIIREYPGPDADRRESPQPMRV
- a CDS encoding Lrp/AsnC family transcriptional regulator → MDTVDRQLIQALRENGRASYAELGRLVGLSGPSVTDRINRLEAAGVITGYRATVDAASLGLGVTALIGISLSDAADHEDVARRLKDLAEIEDCWFIAGDDSYMLKVRASDVDGLEKTIRRLSGTRGVSRTRTTIVLSTKWENRVGDLPEES
- a CDS encoding UbiX family flavin prenyltransferase, whose amino-acid sequence is MKSRRPWIVGVSGASGTPYAAAVLRGLLAAGESVDLVVSRASRLTLLDETGIAFRDAHWREDLREWLARGADGKPGTFRVDIDDVRHWAAGDLAAGPSSGSYPVKGMLIVPASTACVAGVALGLSKDLLQRAASVTLKERRKLVVAIRETPLNGQTLKHLVTLDEAGAVVLPASPAFYAGATHIQDLVDFVAGRVLDAAGVPHQLYRRWEGELGGSRTD
- the mqnP gene encoding menaquinone biosynthesis prenyltransferase MqnP, whose protein sequence is MSASAAAVPGPGRTKAFLRLVMIEHSVFALPFAYIASLTAMFQLDRNIHWGRLLLVTIAMVGLRTFAMACNRIIDREIDARNPRTAGRELVTGAVSVKSAWTGALIAVVVFLGAAAALNPLCLALAPIAVIPMVVYPYGKRFTNFPHAILGLAQAMGPVGAWIAITGQWSWDAVILGLAVGIWIGGFDLIFACQDVDADRAHGVLSVPARFGVPAALYGARASHLVTTVLLAWYALATDAGGFFWTGLVTVAAAFLYEHTIVKPNDLSRLNRAFLTVNGFIGIALFGCALLDLLVRGLTV
- a CDS encoding menaquinone biosynthesis decarboxylase produces the protein MAYDDLRSLLRALEREGDLKRIKAEVDPYLEVGEIVDRVNKAGGPALLFENVRGSAMPLAMNVFGTDRRLLKALGLKSYSEISDKIGGLLKPELPHGFVGVREAFGKLGTMVHVPPKKVKDAPVQEVVLRGDDVDLDQLPALFTWPEDGGSFFNLGLTHTKHPETGVRNLGLYRLQRHDRRTIGMHWQIHKDSRNHYQVAAKRGERLPVAIAFGCPPAVTYASTAPLPGDIDEYLFAGFVQGKRIEMVDCKTVPLQVPAQAEVVIEGWLEPGKMLPEGPFGDHTGFYTPQEPFPALTIDCLTMRKRPLLQSIVVGRPPTEDGPLGRATERFFLPLLKIIVPDIVDYHLPESGGFHNCAIVSIDKKYPKHAQKVMHAIWGAHMMSLTKLIVVVDADCDVHDLHEVSWRALGNTDYARDLTMVEGPVDHLDHASYQQFWGGKAGIDATKKLPEEGYVRDGGWPNMVESDPETSERVTRRWKEYGL
- a CDS encoding PLD nuclease N-terminal domain-containing protein: MLRYLPFLLMLALTIYAFIDCLNTPEEEVKHLPKVVWVLIILIFTIVGPVVWLVAGKQRHAVPGSRSSAGSRGWVAPDDNPDFLRSLKDEKHNENTDKKKQDGDDQP
- a CDS encoding nucleoside deaminase encodes the protein MVSAVEYANWLTTAVEEARAGLAEGGIPIGAALYGADGALLGRGRNRRVQDGDPSMHAETAAFRAAGRQRSYRGTTMVTTLSPCWYCSGLVRQFGISRVVVGEAETFCGGHDWLAEHGVEIVLLDDAGCKGLMRDFIRANPELWSEDIGD